One window of the Ictidomys tridecemlineatus isolate mIctTri1 chromosome 11, mIctTri1.hap1, whole genome shotgun sequence genome contains the following:
- the Zscan20 gene encoding zinc finger and SCAN domain-containing protein 20 isoform X3, with amino-acid sequence MTHRLADIIRKAAIRGSHWRSRAVSSGSCSPRRSISGVARSGLRVPESLARVLEHFRPVVKWVSWWELEFCAEETRSSKAVQESQSLKLQPADPWPEGQAQKQCMKNTCPDLSKYLSAKMAPRPLKENAVLTPRVPTVPKMGSVGDWEVTAESQEALGPGKHAEKFCKDPRGDDCGKSVCLGVPVSKASITSQQEQGPEFWGLSPISSGKRNTANYSLDNEQAKPAQASAWRDSGAWEEQCQWDVEDTKVSGVHWGYEETKTFLAILSESPFSEKLRTCHQNRQVYRAIAERLRARGFLRTLEQCRYRVKNLLRNYRKAKSSHPPGTCPFYEELEALVRARTAIRARNGPGEVVALPRLGDSDAEMDEPEEGGWEPEETAEDCNGAGLATDGSVQRPRIPGGRALLQSRIAGVHWGYEETKAFLAILSESPFSEKLRTCHQNSQVYRAIAERLCALGFLRTLEQCRYRFKNLLRSYRKAKSSHPPGKCPFYEELDSLMRARTSVRAMETVGEATGLPRSGQRSTKVDDQEDWDEIADEAVIKPPTPHPKTPDTGFELRHEDEDQISEQDIFEHLPGTLSKCSTEAVCHPHDWEEDSDNENEGEGVWGDPPQEQWEESSSEEDLEKLIDHQGLYLGEKPYKCDTCVKSFSRSSHFIAHQRTHTGEKPYKCLECGKSFSDRSNLSTHQRIHTGEKPYKCLECGKSFSDHSNLVTHQRIHTGEKPYKCGECWKSFNQSSNLLKHQRIHLGGSPDLGGSPNQSSEPGESLGQSPSRGATWKDSTEETSEQPHSVSISLSSPGPLAANPGEKLYQCSECGRRFSKSSALISHQRIHTGEKPYECADCGKSFSKSSTLANHQRTHTGEKPYRCADCGKCFSERSKLITHQRVHTGEKPYKCLECGKFFRDRSNLITHQRIHTGEKPYKCRECGKCFNQSSSLIIHQRIHTGEKPYKCMECGKDFNNSSHFSAHRRTHAGGKAS; translated from the exons ATGACACATCGATTGGCTGACATCATCCGAAAGGCTGCAATCAGAGGGAGCCACTGGCGCTCTCGCGCGGTTTCTTCTGGGAGTTGTAGTCCTAGACGCTCCATTTCTGGGGTGGCCCGGTCCGGACTCCGCGTCCCAGAATCCCTTGCGCGAGTTCTGGAGCACTTCCGCCCTGTTGTGAAGTGGGTGTCTTGGTGG GAACTGGAGTTTTGTGCAGAAGAGACCAGGTCCTCAAAGGCAGTTCAAGAATCTCAGAGCCTCAAACTACAGCCAGCAGATCCCTGGCCTGAGGGACAGGCCCAGAAGCAGTGTATGAAGAACACTTGCCCAGACCTTTCCAAGTATCTAAGTGCCAAGATGGCACCACGGCCCTTGAAAGAGAATG ctGTCCTTACTCCTCGAGTCCCTACTGTCCCAAAGATGGGGAGTGTTGGAGATTGGGAAGTGACCGCTGAGTCCCAG GAAGCCCTGGGCCCTGGCAAACATGCTGAGAAGTTCTGCAAGGACCCCCGGGGAGACGACTGTGGAAAGAGTGTGTGCCTGG GAGTTCCTGTTTCAAAAGCAAGTATCACTTCCCAGCAAGAGCAAGGACCAGAATTTTGGGGTCTAAGTCCTATAAGTTCTGGGAAAAGGAACACTGCTAATTATAGCCTGGATAATGAACAGGCAAAACCAGCCCAGGCATCGGCCTGGAGGGACTCAGGGGCTTGGGAAGAACAGTGCCAGTGGGATGTGGAGGACACAAAGGTGTCAGGTGTCCACTGGGGTTATGAGGAAACCAAGACCTTCCTggcaattttgagtgagtctccTTTCTCTGAAAAGCTCCGGACTTGTCATCAGAACCGCCAGGTGTACCGGGCTATTGCAGAGCGGCTAAGGGCACGGGGTTTCCTGCGGACACTGGAACAATGTCGCTACAGAGTCAAAAACTTGCTCCGGAATTATCGGAAAGCCAAGAGCAGCCACCCTCCAGGAACATGCCCCTTCTATGAGGAGCTGGAGGCCCTGGTGAGGGCTCGGACAGCCATTAGAGCCAGAAATGGCCCAGGAGAGGTAGTAGCACTCCCCAGGCTGGGGGATAGTGACGCAGAGATGGATGAGCCCGAGGAAGGGGGCTGGGAGCCTGAGGAAACAGCAGAAGATTGTAATGGTGCTGGTCTAGCTACTGATGGGTCTGTCCAGAGGCCCAGGATTCCAGGGGGCCGAGCTCTGCTCCAGAGTCGTATTG CAGGTGTGCACTGGGGCTATGAGGAGACCAAGGCCTTCCTGGCAATTCTCAGTGAGTCCCCATTCTCTGAAAAGCTTCGCACCTGTCACCAGAACAGCCAGGTGTATCGGGCCATTGCAGAGCGGCTATGTGCACTGGGCTTCCTGCGGACACTGGAGCAGTGTCGCTACAGATTCAAAAACCTCCTTAGAAGCTATCGGAAAGCAAAGAGCAGCCACCCACCAGGGAAGTGCCCCTTCTATGAGGAACTGGACTCCCTGATGAGGGCTCGGACTTCAGTCAGGGCCATGGAGACTGTTGGGGAGGCCACAGGTCTCCCCAGGTCTGGGCAGAGAAGTACTAAGGTTGATGACCAGGAGGACTGGGATGAGATAGCAGATGAAGCTGTCATCAAACCACCAACCCCACATCCTAAAACTCCAGACACAG GCTTTGAGTTGAGGCATGAGGATGAAGACCAAATTTCAGAGCAGGACATTTTTGAGCATTTGCCTGGAACCTTATCAAAGTGTAGCACTGAGGCTGTTTGCCACCCTCATGACTGGGAAGAAGACAGTGACAATGAAAACGAAGGTGAAGGGGTGTGGGGAGATCCTCCACAGGAACAGTGGGAAGAGAGTTCCTCTGAGGAGGACTTGGAAAAACTCATTGACCATCAGGGCTTGTACCTCGGGGAGAAACCCTACAAGTGTGATACATGTGTGAAAAGCTTCAGTAGGAGCTCCCACTTCATCGCCCACCAGCGGACCCACACAggggagaagccctacaaatgccTGGAATGTGGAAAAAGCTTTAGTGACCGCTCCAACCTCAGTACCcatcagagaatccacactggagagaagccctacaaatgccTTGAATGTGGGAAAAGCTTTAGTGACCACTCTAATCTTGTCACCCACCAGAGAATCCACACCGGGGAAAAGCCCTATAAATGTGGAGAATGTTGGAAAAGCTTCAACCAGAGCTCAAACCTTTTGAAGCATCAGAGAATCCACTTGGGAGGAAGTCCTGATTTGGGAGGAAGTCCTAACCAGAGTAGTGAGCCTGGGGAGAGCCTCGGCCAGAGCCCGTCTCGGGGTGCTACCTGGAAGGATTCCACAGAGGAGACCTCGGAACAGCCTCACAGCGTCAGTATCAGCTTGAGCTCTCCTGGGCCGCTCGCTGCCAACCCTGGGGAGAAACTGTATCAGTGCTCAGAATGTGGGAGGCGCTTCTCCAAGAGCTCCGCCCTCATTAGTCACCAAAGAATCCACACGGGAGAGAAGCCCTACGAGTGTGCCGACTGTGGAAAGAGCTTCAGCAAGAGCTCCACCCTGGCCAACCACCAGCGAACCCACACGGGGGAGAAGCCATACAGGTGTGCGGACTGTGGGAAGTGCTTCAGCGAGCGCTCCAAGCTCATCACACACCAGAGGGTGCACaccggagagaagccctacaaatgccTCGAGTGTGGAAAGTTCTTCCGGGACCGTTCCAACCTCATCACTCACCAGAGGattcacacaggagagaagccatACAAGTGCAGAGAGTGTGGGAAATGCTTCAACCAGAGCTCCAGTCTTATCATtcaccagagaatccacactggggagaagccctacaagtgcaTGGAGTGTGGCAAAGACTTCAACAATAGCTCCCACTTCAGCGCCCACCGGAGAACACACGCCGGAGGGAAAGCATCTTAG
- the Zscan20 gene encoding zinc finger and SCAN domain-containing protein 20 isoform X1 — MAVALESEAQACPSPEPEDLLIVKLEEDTWGSESKHREKDHDLGPEASRQRFRQFQYSDAAGPHEAFSQLWALCCHWLRPEVRLKEQILELLVLEQFLTILPIEVQTWVQARHPQNGEEAVALVEDWHREARAAGQQELEFCAEETRSSKAVQESQSLKLQPADPWPEGQAQKQCMKNTCPDLSKYLSAKMAPRPLKENAVLTPRVPTVPKMGSVGDWEVTAESQEALGPGKHAEKFCKDPRGDDCGKSVCLGVPVSKASITSQQEQGPEFWGLSPISSGKRNTANYSLDNEQAKPAQASAWRDSGAWEEQCQWDVEDTKVSGVHWGYEETKTFLAILSESPFSEKLRTCHQNRQVYRAIAERLRARGFLRTLEQCRYRVKNLLRNYRKAKSSHPPGTCPFYEELEALVRARTAIRARNGPGEVVALPRLGDSDAEMDEPEEGGWEPEETAEDCNGAGLATDGSVQRPRIPGGRALLQSRIAGVHWGYEETKAFLAILSESPFSEKLRTCHQNSQVYRAIAERLCALGFLRTLEQCRYRFKNLLRSYRKAKSSHPPGKCPFYEELDSLMRARTSVRAMETVGEATGLPRSGQRSTKVDDQEDWDEIADEAVIKPPTPHPKTPDTGFELRHEDEDQISEQDIFEHLPGTLSKCSTEAVCHPHDWEEDSDNENEGEGVWGDPPQEQWEESSSEEDLEKLIDHQGLYLGEKPYKCDTCVKSFSRSSHFIAHQRTHTGEKPYKCLECGKSFSDRSNLSTHQRIHTGEKPYKCLECGKSFSDHSNLVTHQRIHTGEKPYKCGECWKSFNQSSNLLKHQRIHLGGSPDLGGSPNQSSEPGESLGQSPSRGATWKDSTEETSEQPHSVSISLSSPGPLAANPGEKLYQCSECGRRFSKSSALISHQRIHTGEKPYECADCGKSFSKSSTLANHQRTHTGEKPYRCADCGKCFSERSKLITHQRVHTGEKPYKCLECGKFFRDRSNLITHQRIHTGEKPYKCRECGKCFNQSSSLIIHQRIHTGEKPYKCMECGKDFNNSSHFSAHRRTHAGGKAS; from the exons ATGGCTGTGGCCCTGGAATCTGAGGCCCAGGCCTGTCCCAGTCCAGAGCCTGAAGACCTCCTTATTGTGAAACTGGAGGAGGACACATGGGGATCAGAATCCAAGCATCGGGAGAAGGACCATGACCTTGGCCCTGAGGCCTCCCGCCAGCGCTTCAGGCAGTTCCAATATAGCGATGCAGCTGGACCCCATGAGGCCTTCAGCCAGCTGTGGGCTCTCTGCTGTCATTGGCTGAGGCCAGAGGTCCGCCTCAAAGAGCAAATCCTGGAGCTGCTGGTGCTAGAGCAGTTCCTGACTATCTTACCCATTGAGGTGCAGACCTGGGTGCAGGCACGCCATCCTCAGAATGGGGAGGAGGCCGTGGCCCTGGTGGAGGATTGGCACCGAGAGGCCCGGGCTGCAGGACAGCAG GAACTGGAGTTTTGTGCAGAAGAGACCAGGTCCTCAAAGGCAGTTCAAGAATCTCAGAGCCTCAAACTACAGCCAGCAGATCCCTGGCCTGAGGGACAGGCCCAGAAGCAGTGTATGAAGAACACTTGCCCAGACCTTTCCAAGTATCTAAGTGCCAAGATGGCACCACGGCCCTTGAAAGAGAATG ctGTCCTTACTCCTCGAGTCCCTACTGTCCCAAAGATGGGGAGTGTTGGAGATTGGGAAGTGACCGCTGAGTCCCAG GAAGCCCTGGGCCCTGGCAAACATGCTGAGAAGTTCTGCAAGGACCCCCGGGGAGACGACTGTGGAAAGAGTGTGTGCCTGG GAGTTCCTGTTTCAAAAGCAAGTATCACTTCCCAGCAAGAGCAAGGACCAGAATTTTGGGGTCTAAGTCCTATAAGTTCTGGGAAAAGGAACACTGCTAATTATAGCCTGGATAATGAACAGGCAAAACCAGCCCAGGCATCGGCCTGGAGGGACTCAGGGGCTTGGGAAGAACAGTGCCAGTGGGATGTGGAGGACACAAAGGTGTCAGGTGTCCACTGGGGTTATGAGGAAACCAAGACCTTCCTggcaattttgagtgagtctccTTTCTCTGAAAAGCTCCGGACTTGTCATCAGAACCGCCAGGTGTACCGGGCTATTGCAGAGCGGCTAAGGGCACGGGGTTTCCTGCGGACACTGGAACAATGTCGCTACAGAGTCAAAAACTTGCTCCGGAATTATCGGAAAGCCAAGAGCAGCCACCCTCCAGGAACATGCCCCTTCTATGAGGAGCTGGAGGCCCTGGTGAGGGCTCGGACAGCCATTAGAGCCAGAAATGGCCCAGGAGAGGTAGTAGCACTCCCCAGGCTGGGGGATAGTGACGCAGAGATGGATGAGCCCGAGGAAGGGGGCTGGGAGCCTGAGGAAACAGCAGAAGATTGTAATGGTGCTGGTCTAGCTACTGATGGGTCTGTCCAGAGGCCCAGGATTCCAGGGGGCCGAGCTCTGCTCCAGAGTCGTATTG CAGGTGTGCACTGGGGCTATGAGGAGACCAAGGCCTTCCTGGCAATTCTCAGTGAGTCCCCATTCTCTGAAAAGCTTCGCACCTGTCACCAGAACAGCCAGGTGTATCGGGCCATTGCAGAGCGGCTATGTGCACTGGGCTTCCTGCGGACACTGGAGCAGTGTCGCTACAGATTCAAAAACCTCCTTAGAAGCTATCGGAAAGCAAAGAGCAGCCACCCACCAGGGAAGTGCCCCTTCTATGAGGAACTGGACTCCCTGATGAGGGCTCGGACTTCAGTCAGGGCCATGGAGACTGTTGGGGAGGCCACAGGTCTCCCCAGGTCTGGGCAGAGAAGTACTAAGGTTGATGACCAGGAGGACTGGGATGAGATAGCAGATGAAGCTGTCATCAAACCACCAACCCCACATCCTAAAACTCCAGACACAG GCTTTGAGTTGAGGCATGAGGATGAAGACCAAATTTCAGAGCAGGACATTTTTGAGCATTTGCCTGGAACCTTATCAAAGTGTAGCACTGAGGCTGTTTGCCACCCTCATGACTGGGAAGAAGACAGTGACAATGAAAACGAAGGTGAAGGGGTGTGGGGAGATCCTCCACAGGAACAGTGGGAAGAGAGTTCCTCTGAGGAGGACTTGGAAAAACTCATTGACCATCAGGGCTTGTACCTCGGGGAGAAACCCTACAAGTGTGATACATGTGTGAAAAGCTTCAGTAGGAGCTCCCACTTCATCGCCCACCAGCGGACCCACACAggggagaagccctacaaatgccTGGAATGTGGAAAAAGCTTTAGTGACCGCTCCAACCTCAGTACCcatcagagaatccacactggagagaagccctacaaatgccTTGAATGTGGGAAAAGCTTTAGTGACCACTCTAATCTTGTCACCCACCAGAGAATCCACACCGGGGAAAAGCCCTATAAATGTGGAGAATGTTGGAAAAGCTTCAACCAGAGCTCAAACCTTTTGAAGCATCAGAGAATCCACTTGGGAGGAAGTCCTGATTTGGGAGGAAGTCCTAACCAGAGTAGTGAGCCTGGGGAGAGCCTCGGCCAGAGCCCGTCTCGGGGTGCTACCTGGAAGGATTCCACAGAGGAGACCTCGGAACAGCCTCACAGCGTCAGTATCAGCTTGAGCTCTCCTGGGCCGCTCGCTGCCAACCCTGGGGAGAAACTGTATCAGTGCTCAGAATGTGGGAGGCGCTTCTCCAAGAGCTCCGCCCTCATTAGTCACCAAAGAATCCACACGGGAGAGAAGCCCTACGAGTGTGCCGACTGTGGAAAGAGCTTCAGCAAGAGCTCCACCCTGGCCAACCACCAGCGAACCCACACGGGGGAGAAGCCATACAGGTGTGCGGACTGTGGGAAGTGCTTCAGCGAGCGCTCCAAGCTCATCACACACCAGAGGGTGCACaccggagagaagccctacaaatgccTCGAGTGTGGAAAGTTCTTCCGGGACCGTTCCAACCTCATCACTCACCAGAGGattcacacaggagagaagccatACAAGTGCAGAGAGTGTGGGAAATGCTTCAACCAGAGCTCCAGTCTTATCATtcaccagagaatccacactggggagaagccctacaagtgcaTGGAGTGTGGCAAAGACTTCAACAATAGCTCCCACTTCAGCGCCCACCGGAGAACACACGCCGGAGGGAAAGCATCTTAG
- the Zscan20 gene encoding zinc finger and SCAN domain-containing protein 20 isoform X4, giving the protein MAVALESEAQACPSPEPEDLLIVKLEEDTWGSESKHREKDHDLGPEASRQRFRQFQYSDAAGPHEAFSQLWALCCHWLRPEVRLKEQILELLVLEQFLTILPIEVQTWVQARHPQNGEEAVALVEDWHREARAAGQQELEFCAEETRSSKAVQESQSLKLQPADPWPEGQAQKQCMKNTCPDLSKYLSAKMAPRPLKENAVLTPRVPTVPKMGSVGDWEVTAESQEALGPGKHAEKFCKDPRGDDCGKSVCLAGVHWGYEETKAFLAILSESPFSEKLRTCHQNSQVYRAIAERLCALGFLRTLEQCRYRFKNLLRSYRKAKSSHPPGKCPFYEELDSLMRARTSVRAMETVGEATGLPRSGQRSTKVDDQEDWDEIADEAVIKPPTPHPKTPDTGFELRHEDEDQISEQDIFEHLPGTLSKCSTEAVCHPHDWEEDSDNENEGEGVWGDPPQEQWEESSSEEDLEKLIDHQGLYLGEKPYKCDTCVKSFSRSSHFIAHQRTHTGEKPYKCLECGKSFSDRSNLSTHQRIHTGEKPYKCLECGKSFSDHSNLVTHQRIHTGEKPYKCGECWKSFNQSSNLLKHQRIHLGGSPDLGGSPNQSSEPGESLGQSPSRGATWKDSTEETSEQPHSVSISLSSPGPLAANPGEKLYQCSECGRRFSKSSALISHQRIHTGEKPYECADCGKSFSKSSTLANHQRTHTGEKPYRCADCGKCFSERSKLITHQRVHTGEKPYKCLECGKFFRDRSNLITHQRIHTGEKPYKCRECGKCFNQSSSLIIHQRIHTGEKPYKCMECGKDFNNSSHFSAHRRTHAGGKAS; this is encoded by the exons ATGGCTGTGGCCCTGGAATCTGAGGCCCAGGCCTGTCCCAGTCCAGAGCCTGAAGACCTCCTTATTGTGAAACTGGAGGAGGACACATGGGGATCAGAATCCAAGCATCGGGAGAAGGACCATGACCTTGGCCCTGAGGCCTCCCGCCAGCGCTTCAGGCAGTTCCAATATAGCGATGCAGCTGGACCCCATGAGGCCTTCAGCCAGCTGTGGGCTCTCTGCTGTCATTGGCTGAGGCCAGAGGTCCGCCTCAAAGAGCAAATCCTGGAGCTGCTGGTGCTAGAGCAGTTCCTGACTATCTTACCCATTGAGGTGCAGACCTGGGTGCAGGCACGCCATCCTCAGAATGGGGAGGAGGCCGTGGCCCTGGTGGAGGATTGGCACCGAGAGGCCCGGGCTGCAGGACAGCAG GAACTGGAGTTTTGTGCAGAAGAGACCAGGTCCTCAAAGGCAGTTCAAGAATCTCAGAGCCTCAAACTACAGCCAGCAGATCCCTGGCCTGAGGGACAGGCCCAGAAGCAGTGTATGAAGAACACTTGCCCAGACCTTTCCAAGTATCTAAGTGCCAAGATGGCACCACGGCCCTTGAAAGAGAATG ctGTCCTTACTCCTCGAGTCCCTACTGTCCCAAAGATGGGGAGTGTTGGAGATTGGGAAGTGACCGCTGAGTCCCAG GAAGCCCTGGGCCCTGGCAAACATGCTGAGAAGTTCTGCAAGGACCCCCGGGGAGACGACTGTGGAAAGAGTGTGTGCCTGG CAGGTGTGCACTGGGGCTATGAGGAGACCAAGGCCTTCCTGGCAATTCTCAGTGAGTCCCCATTCTCTGAAAAGCTTCGCACCTGTCACCAGAACAGCCAGGTGTATCGGGCCATTGCAGAGCGGCTATGTGCACTGGGCTTCCTGCGGACACTGGAGCAGTGTCGCTACAGATTCAAAAACCTCCTTAGAAGCTATCGGAAAGCAAAGAGCAGCCACCCACCAGGGAAGTGCCCCTTCTATGAGGAACTGGACTCCCTGATGAGGGCTCGGACTTCAGTCAGGGCCATGGAGACTGTTGGGGAGGCCACAGGTCTCCCCAGGTCTGGGCAGAGAAGTACTAAGGTTGATGACCAGGAGGACTGGGATGAGATAGCAGATGAAGCTGTCATCAAACCACCAACCCCACATCCTAAAACTCCAGACACAG GCTTTGAGTTGAGGCATGAGGATGAAGACCAAATTTCAGAGCAGGACATTTTTGAGCATTTGCCTGGAACCTTATCAAAGTGTAGCACTGAGGCTGTTTGCCACCCTCATGACTGGGAAGAAGACAGTGACAATGAAAACGAAGGTGAAGGGGTGTGGGGAGATCCTCCACAGGAACAGTGGGAAGAGAGTTCCTCTGAGGAGGACTTGGAAAAACTCATTGACCATCAGGGCTTGTACCTCGGGGAGAAACCCTACAAGTGTGATACATGTGTGAAAAGCTTCAGTAGGAGCTCCCACTTCATCGCCCACCAGCGGACCCACACAggggagaagccctacaaatgccTGGAATGTGGAAAAAGCTTTAGTGACCGCTCCAACCTCAGTACCcatcagagaatccacactggagagaagccctacaaatgccTTGAATGTGGGAAAAGCTTTAGTGACCACTCTAATCTTGTCACCCACCAGAGAATCCACACCGGGGAAAAGCCCTATAAATGTGGAGAATGTTGGAAAAGCTTCAACCAGAGCTCAAACCTTTTGAAGCATCAGAGAATCCACTTGGGAGGAAGTCCTGATTTGGGAGGAAGTCCTAACCAGAGTAGTGAGCCTGGGGAGAGCCTCGGCCAGAGCCCGTCTCGGGGTGCTACCTGGAAGGATTCCACAGAGGAGACCTCGGAACAGCCTCACAGCGTCAGTATCAGCTTGAGCTCTCCTGGGCCGCTCGCTGCCAACCCTGGGGAGAAACTGTATCAGTGCTCAGAATGTGGGAGGCGCTTCTCCAAGAGCTCCGCCCTCATTAGTCACCAAAGAATCCACACGGGAGAGAAGCCCTACGAGTGTGCCGACTGTGGAAAGAGCTTCAGCAAGAGCTCCACCCTGGCCAACCACCAGCGAACCCACACGGGGGAGAAGCCATACAGGTGTGCGGACTGTGGGAAGTGCTTCAGCGAGCGCTCCAAGCTCATCACACACCAGAGGGTGCACaccggagagaagccctacaaatgccTCGAGTGTGGAAAGTTCTTCCGGGACCGTTCCAACCTCATCACTCACCAGAGGattcacacaggagagaagccatACAAGTGCAGAGAGTGTGGGAAATGCTTCAACCAGAGCTCCAGTCTTATCATtcaccagagaatccacactggggagaagccctacaagtgcaTGGAGTGTGGCAAAGACTTCAACAATAGCTCCCACTTCAGCGCCCACCGGAGAACACACGCCGGAGGGAAAGCATCTTAG